The Candidatus Sulfotelmatobacter sp. genome window below encodes:
- a CDS encoding S41 family peptidase, whose translation NASHTGCRYRPTRTDGDNTAALGFFPDPKHAGPGVGILEVLDGGPLQKAGTKIKAGTVITAIDGTTIAAGDNWYRLLNRKADTPVRLSLLDPRSHTRWDETVKPISWGAQSQLLYLRWMRGNHEEVAKLSGGRLGYAHIRGMSDGPYREIFQEIFGKDTEKEAIILDTRFNGGGNLDEALTVFLSGRVFMRNVPRGQYLGDEPEMRWNKPSIVVMNEGNYSDAHCFPMAYTELGIGETVGMPVPGTCSSVWWERLQNRDLVFGIPEVAIYDIAGDIMENKQLDPNYEVIPDPALEAAGRDQQLEKAVDVMLSKLPKK comes from the coding sequence GAACGCCTCGCACACCGGCTGCCGCTACCGGCCGACGCGTACCGACGGCGACAACACCGCCGCGCTCGGCTTCTTCCCGGATCCGAAGCACGCCGGACCGGGGGTCGGCATCCTCGAGGTCCTCGACGGCGGGCCGCTGCAAAAGGCGGGAACGAAGATCAAGGCCGGAACCGTGATCACCGCGATCGACGGCACCACCATCGCGGCGGGCGACAACTGGTACCGGCTGCTGAATCGCAAGGCCGACACGCCGGTCCGCCTGTCGCTGCTCGATCCCCGAAGCCACACGCGCTGGGACGAAACCGTGAAGCCGATCTCGTGGGGGGCGCAATCGCAGCTGCTCTACCTGCGCTGGATGCGCGGCAATCACGAGGAGGTCGCGAAACTCTCGGGCGGCCGGCTCGGGTACGCCCACATCCGCGGCATGAGCGACGGCCCCTATCGCGAGATCTTCCAGGAAATCTTCGGCAAGGACACCGAGAAAGAAGCTATCATTCTCGACACGCGCTTCAACGGTGGCGGCAATCTCGACGAAGCGCTTACGGTGTTCCTGAGCGGTCGCGTGTTCATGCGCAACGTGCCGCGCGGGCAATACCTGGGCGACGAGCCGGAGATGCGCTGGAACAAGCCCTCGATCGTGGTGATGAACGAAGGCAATTACTCCGACGCTCACTGTTTCCCGATGGCGTATACCGAGCTCGGCATCGGCGAGACCGTCGGCATGCCGGTGCCCGGCACCTGCAGCTCGGTGTGGTGGGAGCGGCTCCAGAACCGCGACCTGGTGTTCGGCATTCCCGAGGTCGCGATCTACGACATCGCCGGCGACATCATGGAGAACAAGCAGCTTGACCCCAACTACGAGGTCATCCCGGATCCCGCGCTCGAAGCCGCCGGGCGCGACCAGCAGCTCGAGAAGGCGGTCGACGTGATGCTGTCGAAGCTGCCGAAGAAGTGA